In Streptomyces sp. NBC_00433, a single genomic region encodes these proteins:
- a CDS encoding universal stress protein gives MAQGGRVVVGVSGSLLSLAALHRAVDEARRRDAELTAVLAWAPPAGEHGHRTNPWPSPPAALENAAAARLEQAFRDAFGGFPYGVRVRLVTARGEPATALVALADRPDDLLVVSTGRRGGFQRLFHGGVARYCLAHARCPVLAVPPPALMRDLGHTTRVLEELRQRHPA, from the coding sequence ATGGCACAAGGCGGACGGGTCGTCGTCGGAGTCAGCGGATCGCTGCTGAGCCTGGCGGCGCTGCACCGCGCCGTGGACGAGGCCAGGCGCCGCGACGCCGAGCTGACCGCGGTGCTCGCGTGGGCGCCGCCCGCCGGTGAGCACGGCCACCGCACGAACCCCTGGCCCTCCCCGCCGGCCGCGTTGGAGAACGCGGCCGCCGCGCGCCTGGAGCAGGCCTTCCGCGACGCCTTCGGAGGTTTCCCGTACGGCGTGCGGGTGCGGCTCGTCACGGCCAGGGGCGAACCCGCGACCGCCTTGGTCGCACTCGCCGACCGGCCCGACGACCTGCTGGTGGTCAGCACCGGCAGGCGGGGCGGCTTCCAGCGCCTCTTCCACGGCGGCGTCGCCCGCTACTGCCTGGCCCACGCGCGCTGCCCCGTCCTCGCGGTGCCGCCGCCCGCCCTGATGCGCGACCTGGGGCACACCACCCGGGTGCTCGAAGAACTGCGCCAGCGCCACCCGGCGTGA
- a CDS encoding NUDIX hydrolase — protein MNDQPIGERPGIAAAVIVHEGRVLMVRRRVAEGRLSWQFPAGEIEPGETPRAAAVRETREETGLQVAAGEVLGKRVHPQTKRLMSYTACHVTDGSAYVADTEELAELAWCAHGELAAYVPYGLFAPVRDYLDAALGGG, from the coding sequence ATGAACGACCAGCCGATCGGGGAGCGTCCGGGGATCGCGGCCGCGGTCATCGTCCATGAAGGGCGGGTCCTCATGGTTCGGCGGCGGGTGGCCGAGGGGCGGTTGTCCTGGCAGTTCCCGGCGGGGGAGATCGAGCCCGGGGAGACACCGCGGGCGGCGGCCGTGCGGGAGACGCGGGAGGAGACCGGGCTTCAGGTCGCCGCGGGTGAGGTGCTCGGGAAGCGGGTGCATCCGCAGACGAAGCGGCTCATGTCGTACACCGCCTGCCATGTCACCGACGGCTCCGCCTATGTGGCGGACACCGAGGAGCTGGCGGAGCTGGCCTGGTGCGCGCACGGCGAGCTGGCCGCGTATGTGCCCTACGGGCTCTTCGCGCCGGTGCGGGACTATCTCGACGCGGCCCTGGGCGGTGGCTGA
- a CDS encoding DUF1206 domain-containing protein translates to MRAVLRPAGRAGFTARGVIYLLVGYLALRVAFGESGNEADRQGALRQIARQPFGTGLLWLLAAGLACMALWRGASAVLGDESTGKRLAAGARAVFYAVVSWGTATYAAGSGGSSGSDQKSKDVTASLLKLPGGRWMVGALGLGLCAAGVVIGVRAVRRKFLEKLETGRMGRRVGTAVTVTGTGGGAARGGVYAGAGAFAVVAAVRFDPGKAKGMDDTLRSFAHTPAGPWLLVVVAAGLILFGLFSFASARWRRL, encoded by the coding sequence ATGCGGGCCGTACTCAGGCCCGCCGGGCGGGCCGGCTTCACCGCGCGCGGGGTGATCTACCTCCTCGTCGGCTACCTCGCCCTGCGCGTCGCCTTCGGCGAGAGCGGCAACGAGGCGGACCGCCAGGGCGCCCTGCGGCAGATCGCCCGGCAGCCGTTCGGCACCGGGCTGCTGTGGCTGCTGGCCGCGGGCCTCGCCTGCATGGCCCTGTGGCGCGGCGCGAGCGCCGTCCTCGGCGACGAGAGCACCGGCAAGCGGCTCGCCGCCGGCGCCCGCGCGGTCTTCTACGCCGTGGTGAGCTGGGGTACCGCCACCTATGCCGCCGGCTCGGGCGGCAGCTCCGGCAGTGACCAGAAGTCCAAGGACGTGACGGCCTCGCTGCTCAAACTGCCCGGCGGCCGGTGGATGGTCGGCGCCCTGGGCCTGGGCCTGTGCGCGGCGGGCGTGGTGATCGGGGTGCGGGCGGTGCGGCGCAAATTCCTCGAGAAGCTGGAGACCGGGCGCATGGGCCGGCGTGTCGGGACCGCCGTGACGGTCACCGGCACCGGCGGCGGGGCGGCCCGCGGCGGCGTCTACGCGGGCGCGGGCGCCTTCGCGGTCGTGGCCGCCGTCCGCTTCGACCCGGGCAAGGCCAAGGGCATGGACGACACGCTGCGGTCCTTCGCGCACACCCCGGCCGGGCCCTGGCTGCTGGTCGTGGTGGCGGCCGGGCTGATCCTGTTCGGCCTGTTCTCCTTCGCCTCGGCCCGCTGGCGCCGGTTGTGA
- a CDS encoding VWA domain-containing protein: protein MAIDYRKPPKAPSTGAISLEKVARSAPELVGRYQSAAVSLAKHQVSGQRAAVYLVLDRSGSMRPYYKDGSVQHLAEQTLALAANLDDDGVVPVVFFSTAVDGIAEIGLDAFRDRINPLHRSMGHLGLTNYHLAMQAVIDHYQACGADDPAFVVFQTDGSPTSRNAAEHLICTAAQLPIFWQFVGFGDSDFRFLRKLDELPVPERRVVDNAGFFAAGKAPKDISDGDLYDALLGEFPTWLTAARDAGVIGGRGQEQGRDQERGRGQERGWLKGRGRRWAGLRRRG, encoded by the coding sequence ATGGCCATCGACTACCGCAAGCCTCCCAAGGCGCCCTCCACCGGAGCGATCAGTCTGGAGAAGGTCGCGCGCAGCGCCCCCGAACTGGTCGGCCGCTACCAGTCCGCCGCGGTCTCGCTGGCCAAGCACCAGGTCAGCGGCCAACGGGCCGCCGTCTACCTGGTGTTGGATCGCTCAGGGAGCATGCGGCCGTACTACAAGGACGGGTCCGTACAGCATCTGGCGGAGCAGACCCTCGCGTTGGCGGCCAATCTGGACGACGACGGGGTGGTGCCGGTCGTCTTCTTCTCGACGGCGGTCGACGGGATCGCCGAGATCGGCCTCGACGCCTTCCGGGACCGCATCAACCCGCTGCACAGATCCATGGGGCATCTCGGGCTGACGAACTACCACCTGGCCATGCAGGCCGTCATCGACCACTACCAGGCGTGCGGGGCGGACGACCCGGCCTTCGTGGTCTTCCAGACGGACGGTTCGCCGACCTCCAGGAACGCGGCGGAGCATCTGATCTGCACGGCGGCGCAGTTGCCGATCTTCTGGCAGTTCGTCGGCTTCGGCGACAGCGATTTCCGCTTCCTCCGCAAGCTCGACGAGCTTCCGGTGCCGGAGCGGCGCGTCGTCGACAATGCCGGCTTCTTCGCCGCGGGCAAGGCGCCGAAGGACATCTCGGACGGGGATCTCTACGATGCCCTGCTCGGGGAGTTCCCGACCTGGCTGACCGCCGCGCGCGACGCCGGGGTCATCGGCGGCCGAGGTCAGGAGCAGGGCCGAGATCAGGAGCGGGGCCGAGGTCAGGAGCGGGGCTGGCTCAAGGGCAGAGGTCGCCGCTGGGCGGGCCTACGTAGGCGTGGCTGA
- a CDS encoding chitosanase yields the protein MALIAAAGVLAGGGASLALAGTGQAATPAAQHRTSAAAPAATGTGLADSHKKEIAMELVSSAENSSLDWKAQYKYIEDIGDGRGYTAGIIGFCSGTGDMLELVQHYTDLKPGNVLAKYLPALEQVNGTDSHSGLGSAFVSAWKTAAKDTVFQQAQNDERDDVYFNPSVNQAKSDGLGTLGQFIYYDAIVMHGPGNDSVSFGGIRKTAMKKAKTPAQGGNETTYLNAFLDARKAAMKTEDAHDDTSRVDTEQRPFLQAGNLNLDPPLHWKTYGDSYQILTLP from the coding sequence ATCGCCCTGATCGCCGCGGCCGGCGTACTGGCCGGCGGCGGCGCCTCCCTCGCGCTCGCCGGCACCGGACAGGCGGCGACCCCCGCGGCGCAGCACCGTACGAGCGCGGCGGCGCCCGCGGCCACCGGCACGGGCCTGGCCGACTCGCACAAGAAGGAGATCGCGATGGAGCTGGTCTCCTCCGCCGAGAACTCCTCGCTGGACTGGAAGGCCCAGTACAAATACATCGAGGACATCGGCGACGGCCGCGGCTACACCGCCGGCATCATCGGCTTCTGCTCCGGCACCGGCGACATGCTGGAGCTGGTCCAGCACTACACCGACCTCAAACCCGGCAATGTGCTGGCGAAGTACCTCCCCGCGCTGGAGCAGGTGAACGGCACCGACTCGCACTCCGGCCTCGGCTCGGCCTTCGTCAGCGCCTGGAAGACCGCCGCGAAGGACACCGTCTTCCAGCAGGCGCAGAACGACGAGCGCGACGACGTCTACTTCAACCCGTCGGTGAACCAGGCCAAGTCCGACGGCCTCGGCACCCTCGGGCAGTTCATCTACTACGACGCCATCGTCATGCACGGCCCCGGCAACGACTCGGTCAGCTTCGGCGGCATCCGCAAGACCGCGATGAAGAAGGCCAAGACCCCGGCGCAGGGCGGCAACGAGACCACCTACCTCAACGCCTTCCTCGACGCCCGCAAGGCCGCGATGAAGACCGAGGACGCGCACGACGACACCAGCCGCGTCGACACCGAGCAGCGCCCCTTCCTCCAGGCGGGCAACCTCAACCTCGACCCGCCGCTGCACTGGAAGACCTACGGGGACTCGTACCAGATCCTCACCCTGCCCTAG
- a CDS encoding HAMP domain-containing histidine kinase: MGRLPIALRSLRPSALSLRSRLVLLSLVLVLLGLAVSDTVVLGSVRSQLVQRVDQQLERYGGPLAQRLGTEGIPAPRNIRPGNGNRPWLPSQFVVAFAAADGKVSDQFRLPVAAGDPRPLWPAMDAAALAAHTGTPFSVASDHGGGRWRVLIVPVTAASPSRTLPAGVVVAASLDEVSSTTDRLSTAFVLIGAVVVALLGVAGWFAVRAGLRPLRRIEATAAEIAAGRPLSHRMPAASPRTEAGRLSYALNGMLAQIESAFAARAESEDQMRRFVADASHELRTPLAGIRGFAELHRMGALPDDADVKRTMARIESEAVRLGGLVEDLLTLVRTEELRPVQLAPMDLRTLAVDALHDTTALDPTREVTLTGPGSGPPAPAPVLGDEARLRQVVANLVGNAVAHTPPGTPVRIGVGTADGHGVLEVADTGPGLTPAQAARVFERFYRTDASRTRATGGGAGLGLSIAAALITAHGGHVELDTSPGHGATFRIRLPSA, translated from the coding sequence ATGGGCCGCCTCCCGATCGCGCTCAGGTCCTTGCGGCCCTCCGCGCTGTCGCTGCGCTCCCGCCTCGTGCTGCTGTCGCTGGTGCTGGTGCTGCTGGGCCTCGCGGTCAGCGACACGGTGGTGCTCGGCTCGGTGCGCAGCCAGCTCGTGCAGCGGGTCGACCAGCAGCTGGAGCGCTACGGCGGCCCGCTCGCGCAGCGGCTCGGCACCGAGGGCATCCCGGCGCCGCGCAACATCCGGCCGGGCAACGGCAACCGGCCGTGGCTGCCCAGCCAGTTCGTGGTGGCCTTCGCCGCGGCCGACGGGAAGGTCTCCGACCAGTTCCGGCTGCCGGTGGCGGCCGGCGACCCGCGCCCGCTGTGGCCCGCCATGGACGCGGCCGCGCTCGCCGCGCACACGGGCACGCCCTTCAGCGTGGCCAGCGACCACGGCGGCGGCCGCTGGCGGGTGCTGATCGTGCCGGTCACCGCCGCCTCCCCGAGCCGTACGCTGCCGGCCGGCGTCGTCGTCGCGGCCTCGCTGGACGAGGTGTCCTCCACCACCGACCGGCTCAGCACCGCCTTCGTGCTGATCGGCGCGGTCGTCGTGGCGCTGCTCGGGGTGGCGGGCTGGTTCGCGGTACGGGCCGGGCTGCGGCCGCTGCGGCGGATCGAGGCGACCGCCGCCGAGATCGCCGCGGGCCGCCCGCTGTCCCACCGCATGCCCGCCGCCTCACCGCGTACCGAGGCCGGCCGGCTGTCCTACGCGCTCAACGGCATGCTCGCCCAGATCGAGTCGGCCTTCGCCGCCCGCGCCGAGTCCGAGGACCAGATGCGGCGCTTCGTCGCCGACGCCAGCCACGAGCTGCGCACCCCGCTGGCCGGCATCCGCGGATTCGCCGAGCTCCACCGGATGGGCGCGCTGCCCGACGACGCCGACGTCAAGCGGACCATGGCCCGTATCGAGAGCGAGGCCGTACGCCTCGGCGGCCTGGTCGAGGACCTGCTGACGCTGGTCCGCACCGAGGAGCTGCGCCCGGTCCAGCTCGCCCCGATGGACCTGCGCACCCTCGCGGTCGACGCCCTCCACGACACCACCGCGCTCGACCCGACCCGCGAGGTCACCCTCACCGGACCCGGCTCAGGGCCCCCCGCCCCCGCCCCCGTCCTGGGCGACGAGGCCCGGCTGCGCCAGGTCGTCGCCAACCTCGTCGGCAATGCCGTCGCCCACACCCCGCCCGGCACCCCCGTCCGCATCGGCGTCGGCACCGCCGACGGCCACGGCGTCCTCGAAGTCGCCGACACCGGCCCCGGCCTCACCCCCGCCCAGGCCGCCCGCGTCTTCGAGCGCTTCTACCGCACCGACGCCTCCCGCACCCGCGCCACCGGCGGCGGCGCGGGCCTCGGCCTGTCCATAGCCGCGGCCCTGATCACCGCCCACGGCGGCCACGTCGAACTGGACACCTCCCCGGGCCACGGAGCCACCTTCCGCATCCGCCTCCCCTCGGCCTGA
- a CDS encoding aminoglycoside phosphotransferase family protein — MITPGTSTDLVRRLLRAQFPQWAGLAVEAVGVVGTANAVYRVGGGLSVRLPLGEGAAGDVGKERRWLPRLAAAVPLEVPRPVGVGEPGEGFPWPWAVHTWLDGVPPVPGELADPAGVARDLAAFVGALRRVDTAGAPAAHRSEPLAARDAETREAAAELRDHLAPAVADAVWSAALAADTADTAPVWLHSDLQPGNLLLTGDRLTGVIDFGCLGAGDPAVDLIPAWYVLPAAARPVFRDAVGADDEAWARGRGWALSIALMELRAYRTANPRMAAIAEHVLREIGADAGRGPAVGSGEVPGGPPSAGG, encoded by the coding sequence GTGATCACCCCCGGCACCTCGACCGATCTCGTACGGCGGCTGCTCCGCGCCCAGTTCCCGCAGTGGGCCGGGCTGGCCGTCGAGGCGGTCGGGGTGGTGGGGACCGCCAACGCGGTCTATCGGGTCGGGGGCGGGCTCTCCGTGCGGCTGCCGTTGGGGGAGGGCGCCGCGGGGGATGTGGGCAAGGAGCGGCGGTGGCTGCCGCGGCTCGCGGCCGCGGTGCCGCTGGAGGTGCCGCGGCCGGTGGGTGTCGGGGAGCCGGGGGAAGGGTTTCCGTGGCCGTGGGCGGTGCACACGTGGCTGGACGGAGTGCCGCCGGTGCCGGGGGAGTTGGCCGATCCGGCGGGGGTGGCGCGGGACTTGGCCGCCTTCGTCGGCGCACTGCGGCGGGTCGACACGGCGGGGGCGCCGGCCGCGCACCGCAGTGAGCCGCTGGCCGCCAGGGACGCGGAGACCCGGGAGGCGGCCGCGGAACTGCGGGACCACCTCGCGCCCGCGGTGGCCGACGCGGTGTGGTCGGCGGCCCTGGCCGCGGACACCGCGGACACGGCGCCGGTGTGGCTGCACTCCGACCTCCAGCCGGGCAACCTGCTGCTCACCGGCGACCGGCTGACCGGCGTCATCGACTTCGGCTGCCTGGGCGCGGGCGACCCGGCCGTCGACCTGATCCCCGCCTGGTACGTGCTGCCCGCCGCCGCCCGCCCGGTCTTCAGGGACGCGGTCGGCGCCGACGACGAGGCCTGGGCGCGGGGCCGCGGCTGGGCGCTGTCCATCGCCCTCATGGAGCTGCGCGCCTACCGCACCGCGAACCCGCGGATGGCCGCGATCGCCGAGCACGTACTCCGTGAGATCGGCGCGGACGCCGGCCGGGGCCCGGCGGTCGGTTCGGGCGAAGTGCCGGGCGGTCCGCCGTCCGCGGGAGGATAA
- a CDS encoding RbsD or FucU transport gives MLRYQLTHPTILAALASAGHGSRVLISDGHYPHTTGANPAAQRVYLNLAPDRLLVTEVLATLTDAAPIESATVMSPPPAQPEPPVFADFRTALPHLPSLDTLDRFAFYDAARAPDTALVIATGDRRTYANLLLTLGVRQD, from the coding sequence ATGCTGCGCTACCAGCTGACCCACCCGACGATTCTGGCCGCGCTGGCCTCCGCTGGCCACGGCTCCCGGGTACTGATCAGCGACGGCCACTACCCGCACACCACCGGCGCCAACCCGGCCGCCCAGCGCGTCTACCTCAACCTCGCCCCCGACCGCCTGCTGGTCACCGAGGTGCTCGCCACCCTGACCGACGCGGCCCCCATCGAGTCCGCCACCGTCATGTCCCCGCCCCCCGCCCAGCCGGAACCCCCCGTCTTCGCCGACTTCCGCACCGCCCTCCCCCACCTCCCGTCCCTCGACACCCTGGACCGCTTCGCCTTCTACGACGCGGCCCGCGCCCCTGACACGGCCCTGGTCATCGCCACGGGCGACCGGCGTACGTACGCCAACCTGCTCCTGACCCTCGGCGTCCGCCAGGACTGA
- a CDS encoding response regulator transcription factor: MDTPEASLLVVDDEPNIRELLSASLRFVGFKVVSAATGADALAAVARERPDLVVLDVMLPDMNGFAVVRRLREEAGPHPRAGADDRLPVLFLTAKDGVEDKISGLTAGGDDYVTKPFSLEELIARIRAILRRTGGGTDDGRLVAGDLELDTVGHQVLRAGRPVSLSPTEFKLLAYLMANADRVVSKPQILDHVWAYDFGGDLSIVESYISYVRRKVDSGGDGAAKLIHTVRGVGYVLRRPAQA, translated from the coding sequence ATGGACACGCCCGAGGCCAGCCTGCTGGTGGTGGACGACGAACCGAACATCAGGGAGCTGCTGTCGGCGTCCCTGCGCTTCGTCGGCTTCAAGGTCGTCTCCGCCGCGACCGGCGCCGACGCGCTGGCCGCCGTCGCCCGTGAGCGGCCCGACCTGGTCGTGCTCGACGTGATGCTGCCCGACATGAACGGCTTCGCCGTCGTCAGGCGGCTGCGCGAGGAGGCCGGCCCGCACCCGCGCGCCGGGGCCGACGACCGGCTGCCGGTGCTCTTCCTCACCGCCAAGGACGGCGTCGAGGACAAGATCAGCGGCCTGACGGCCGGCGGCGACGACTACGTCACCAAGCCCTTCAGCCTGGAGGAGCTGATCGCCCGCATCCGGGCGATCCTGCGCCGCACCGGCGGCGGCACCGACGACGGGCGGCTGGTCGCCGGCGACCTGGAGCTGGACACGGTCGGCCACCAGGTGCTGCGGGCCGGCCGCCCGGTGTCGCTGTCCCCCACCGAGTTCAAGCTGCTCGCCTACCTGATGGCCAACGCCGACCGGGTCGTCTCCAAGCCGCAGATACTCGACCACGTGTGGGCGTACGACTTCGGCGGCGACCTGAGCATCGTCGAGTCGTACATCTCCTACGTGCGGCGCAAGGTCGACTCGGGCGGGGACGGCGCCGCCAAGCTCATCCACACCGTCCGGGGCGTCGGCTACGTGCTGCGCCGCCCCGCGCAGGCGTGA